A part of Candidatus Eisenbacteria bacterium genomic DNA contains:
- a CDS encoding acyl-CoA reductase, with product MTSAFYLPLGLEEGLETTVQRFGPAHDALELHLPVVTADDLTRWIEVLREARETNLAPLTTPQIIRSLDKVVGRFLDPGDSPRREAIDSLSRSGRFTIPMIERALDDAFQPLARGGITKWLVSELGSVHALDRPVAGASSAILRRAHGPEWMLQIYAGNVPALPVWPMLSAVLLKAALLAKTSAREPLLAPLLARTIAEVDDKLGACLAVVWWKGGSADLDPTAIREAPAVMVFGGEEALAGVSRHAPRGARVVLHGPKVSLAYVERRALRFAGLRALTARAAQDVSLYDQQGCLSPHAFYVERKGEVSPEKFTEVLASALEEASIHLPRGDVPAEEAARIQLLRAQARFEAAGLAAYAPTTVELMDPPPGKAVLGSVGIHGATKVVESSGSTSWTVILEDRARFEPGPAHRTVRVHAVDGPEDVARALRGGSVRYVEALGLEASGPERARLAALFTGIGIPRIAPIGSMQRPTPLGTHGGMRRLLPFVTWSTVEAAPASRVKPSRKSSSTKRAPGRRTSR from the coding sequence GTGACCTCGGCGTTCTACCTGCCGCTCGGCCTCGAGGAAGGCCTCGAGACCACGGTCCAGCGCTTCGGCCCCGCCCACGACGCCCTCGAGCTCCACCTGCCCGTGGTCACGGCCGACGACCTCACCCGCTGGATCGAGGTGCTCCGGGAGGCCCGCGAGACGAACCTGGCGCCGCTCACGACTCCTCAGATCATCCGCTCGCTCGACAAGGTGGTCGGGCGGTTCCTCGACCCGGGAGATTCGCCCCGGCGCGAGGCGATCGATTCGCTCTCCCGGAGTGGCCGGTTCACGATCCCGATGATCGAGCGCGCGCTGGACGACGCCTTCCAGCCGCTCGCTCGTGGCGGGATCACGAAGTGGCTCGTCTCGGAGCTCGGCTCGGTGCACGCGCTCGACCGCCCGGTAGCCGGAGCGTCGTCGGCGATCCTGCGCCGCGCGCACGGACCGGAGTGGATGCTCCAGATCTACGCGGGGAACGTTCCGGCGCTCCCGGTCTGGCCGATGCTCTCCGCGGTGCTCCTCAAGGCGGCGCTCCTCGCGAAGACCTCGGCGAGGGAGCCGCTCCTCGCGCCGCTCCTCGCGCGCACGATCGCCGAGGTGGACGACAAGCTCGGCGCGTGTCTCGCGGTGGTCTGGTGGAAGGGAGGGTCCGCCGATCTCGATCCGACCGCGATCCGCGAGGCTCCTGCCGTCATGGTGTTCGGCGGGGAGGAAGCGCTCGCGGGGGTATCGCGGCACGCTCCGCGCGGGGCGCGCGTGGTGCTCCATGGCCCGAAGGTGAGTCTCGCCTATGTCGAGCGCCGGGCGCTCCGGTTCGCGGGTCTGCGGGCGCTGACGGCGCGAGCGGCACAGGACGTCTCGCTCTACGACCAGCAGGGGTGCCTCTCGCCGCACGCGTTCTACGTGGAGCGAAAGGGGGAGGTCTCGCCGGAGAAGTTCACGGAGGTGCTCGCGTCGGCGCTCGAGGAGGCCTCGATCCATCTGCCCCGCGGCGACGTGCCCGCGGAAGAGGCCGCGCGCATCCAGCTCCTCCGGGCACAGGCCCGGTTCGAGGCGGCAGGGCTCGCCGCGTACGCGCCGACGACCGTCGAGCTGATGGACCCGCCTCCTGGAAAGGCGGTGCTCGGTTCGGTCGGAATCCACGGCGCGACGAAGGTCGTGGAGTCGTCGGGCTCCACGAGCTGGACGGTGATCCTGGAAGACCGCGCGCGGTTCGAGCCCGGGCCGGCGCATCGCACCGTTCGCGTGCACGCGGTGGACGGTCCCGAGGACGTGGCCCGCGCGCTGCGAGGCGGGTCGGTGCGCTATGTCGAAGCGCTGGGGCTCGAGGCGTCCGGGCCGGAGCGGGCGCGGCTGGCCGCGCTGTTCACCGGGATCGGAATTCCCCGAATCGCGCCGATCGGGTCGATGCAGCGCCCGACGCCGCTCGGGACGCACGGCGGGATGA